The proteins below are encoded in one region of Fibrella aestuarina BUZ 2:
- a CDS encoding APC family permease — translation MAQPTATTPETAEHFNRSLSLLDSTLIVSGSMIGSGIFIVTSGMARNLGSSGWLLLLWVLTGVLTVAAALSYGELAGMMPKAGGQYVYIRRAFNPLLGFVYGWTVFTVIQTGTIAAVAVAFTKFTAVFFPALNPENTWFSLGPVKFSLGKFFAIGSLVFLTWLNSQGVQSGKWVQNIFTSAKIIALFGLILLGIGFGISNGTLTANFQDVWSASKTTVDAATNTVSVVPLAGLALLLAFGSSMIGALFSADAWNNVTFIAGEIKNPRRNIPLSLFFGTLLVTTIYLLANIGYLAVLPLKGVPGATDVFGRGMQFAEFDRIGTAAASVAFGDGAVAIMAILIMISTFGCNNGLILAGARLYYAMANDGLFLKGASHLNKNAVPGAALWLQCAWASALCLSGTYGDLLDYCTFTSLVFYIITIAGLFRLRATEPNAERPYRAFGYPIVPAFYIVATTSICLLLLINEATRFNTGMGLLIAALGVPVYYWTKRREA, via the coding sequence ATGGCTCAGCCAACTGCTACTACGCCCGAAACCGCTGAACACTTTAACCGATCGCTTAGCCTGCTCGACTCCACCCTGATCGTATCCGGGTCCATGATCGGGTCGGGTATTTTCATTGTTACGTCGGGGATGGCGCGTAACCTCGGCTCGTCGGGCTGGCTGTTGCTGCTGTGGGTGCTGACGGGCGTGCTGACGGTCGCGGCGGCGCTCAGCTATGGCGAACTGGCCGGGATGATGCCCAAAGCCGGTGGGCAGTATGTCTACATCCGGCGGGCGTTCAATCCGCTGCTGGGCTTCGTGTATGGCTGGACGGTATTCACCGTGATCCAGACTGGTACCATCGCCGCCGTAGCGGTGGCGTTTACCAAGTTTACGGCGGTCTTTTTCCCGGCGCTGAATCCCGAAAATACCTGGTTCTCGCTGGGACCTGTCAAATTTTCGCTCGGCAAGTTCTTCGCCATCGGGAGCCTGGTTTTCCTGACGTGGCTCAACAGCCAGGGGGTGCAGAGTGGCAAATGGGTGCAAAATATTTTTACCTCCGCCAAAATTATCGCCCTGTTTGGCCTGATCCTGCTCGGTATCGGCTTCGGCATTTCGAACGGCACACTGACGGCCAATTTCCAAGATGTCTGGTCGGCCTCGAAAACTACCGTCGATGCCGCCACCAACACAGTCAGTGTGGTACCGCTGGCGGGGCTGGCCCTGCTGCTGGCGTTTGGCAGTTCGATGATCGGCGCCCTGTTTTCGGCCGATGCCTGGAACAACGTGACCTTCATTGCGGGCGAGATCAAAAACCCGCGTCGGAATATCCCGCTGAGCCTTTTCTTCGGCACGCTGCTCGTGACGACGATCTACCTGCTGGCCAACATTGGTTATCTGGCCGTATTGCCCCTGAAAGGCGTTCCCGGCGCCACCGACGTATTTGGCCGGGGGATGCAGTTTGCCGAATTCGACCGCATCGGTACGGCGGCAGCCTCGGTAGCGTTTGGCGATGGGGCCGTGGCGATCATGGCGATTCTGATCATGATTTCGACGTTTGGCTGTAACAACGGACTGATTCTGGCCGGGGCGCGGCTGTATTACGCCATGGCCAACGACGGGCTGTTTCTGAAGGGCGCCTCGCACCTGAACAAAAATGCCGTGCCGGGAGCGGCGCTCTGGCTGCAATGTGCCTGGGCCTCGGCGCTGTGCCTGTCGGGAACCTACGGCGACCTGCTCGACTATTGCACGTTCACGTCGCTGGTATTTTACATCATCACCATTGCCGGGCTGTTCCGCCTGCGCGCCACCGAACCCAACGCTGAGCGGCCCTACCGGGCGTTTGGCTACCCCATCGTGCCCGCCTTTTACATCGTGGCTACTACGTCGATCTGCCTGCTGCTGCTCATCAACGAAGCGACCCGTTTCAATACCGGCATGGGCCTGCTAATTGCCGCCCTGGGTGTACCTGTCTATTACTGGACAAAACGGCGGGAAGCCTGA
- a CDS encoding TMEM175 family protein: MSNAKENETLRLETFSDGVFAIATTLLAFQLEAPKHPEGEFRSGLLLHALAKQWPAYIAFFLSFATLYILWVNHHRLYNVIHRSDARFMFYNGLHLLLISMIPFTTSLLSNFINTDAMALAALVYMFLFACICGTLLLMWIHASTDFYLLKRPAADVKVKTVRLGLIISASAYGVAALLALLVPYVSLVIGLAIVIYLARLKYHRERVV; encoded by the coding sequence ATGAGCAATGCCAAGGAAAACGAGACGCTGCGGTTAGAGACCTTCAGCGACGGTGTGTTCGCCATTGCCACCACCCTGCTGGCGTTTCAGCTCGAAGCCCCCAAACACCCCGAAGGCGAGTTCAGAAGCGGTCTGTTGCTGCATGCGCTCGCTAAACAGTGGCCTGCATACATCGCCTTCTTCCTGAGCTTCGCCACCTTGTATATTCTGTGGGTGAATCACCATCGGCTCTACAACGTCATCCACCGGAGCGACGCGCGGTTTATGTTCTACAACGGCCTGCACCTGCTGTTGATCAGCATGATTCCGTTTACGACTTCGTTGCTGTCTAATTTTATCAATACCGACGCGATGGCGCTGGCCGCCCTGGTGTATATGTTCTTGTTTGCCTGTATCTGCGGCACCCTGCTGCTCATGTGGATACACGCGTCGACTGACTTCTACCTGCTCAAGCGCCCCGCCGCCGACGTGAAGGTAAAAACGGTGCGGCTGGGGCTCATCATCAGTGCCAGCGCGTATGGGGTCGCCGCCCTGTTGGCGTTGCTGGTGCCTTACGTAAGTCTGGTCATCGGGTTGGCTATCGTGATCTACCTCGCCCGGCTGAAATATCACCGGGAGCGGGTCGTTTAA
- a CDS encoding M23 family metallopeptidase: MYLISLRLLVGGSLLALAAACTTNGPNTGLFRSNTPHEQYERSLKTANLDRTALGLDWVSAGQQALYDSLTISVPYRESGYFGANRPIAVGYRINGSRGDKLILRVEVQGRQAGQVFIDVFSLGSRTPDVVAFAKADTSANAVTELIWEPRRTQTYLIRLQPELLRSGRYTFSVTREPVLSFPVKGRSSRQISSYFGVPRDGGKRRHEGIDIFAPRGTPAVASVNGTISRVGTSNLGGNIVFLSDNERQQRLYYAHLDRFNVAEGQRVSIGDTVGFIGNTGNARTTGPHLHFGVYTFNEGAVDPLPFVRQGSGAARQIPVAPALLGDSVRVATNRGLLRAGPNGDAPIVRELARNQPLTVLGGHADWLRVGLPNGVAGYVAKGSFEAINQPLRTESLPTPRPLLDEAHPQAAILRYLPANATVRVLAQLPNFWLVRTAAGQTGWLLL; the protein is encoded by the coding sequence ATGTATCTTATATCCTTACGCCTGCTGGTGGGCGGCTCCCTGCTGGCCCTGGCGGCGGCCTGTACCACCAACGGCCCCAACACGGGGCTGTTCCGGAGCAATACCCCGCACGAACAATACGAACGGTCATTGAAAACGGCCAACCTCGACCGTACGGCACTGGGCCTCGACTGGGTGTCGGCGGGGCAACAGGCCCTGTACGACTCATTGACCATCAGCGTGCCTTACCGGGAAAGTGGTTATTTCGGGGCTAACCGGCCCATTGCCGTGGGCTACCGCATCAACGGCAGCCGGGGCGACAAGCTCATCCTGCGGGTGGAGGTGCAGGGTCGGCAGGCCGGTCAGGTATTTATCGACGTGTTTTCGCTGGGAAGCCGCACGCCCGACGTGGTGGCGTTTGCCAAGGCCGATACGTCGGCCAACGCCGTGACCGAACTGATTTGGGAACCCCGACGTACCCAGACGTACCTGATCCGGCTTCAGCCCGAGCTCTTGCGGTCGGGGCGGTATACATTTTCGGTAACGCGCGAACCGGTGCTGAGCTTTCCCGTCAAAGGGCGGAGCAGCCGCCAGATCAGCAGCTACTTTGGTGTACCCCGCGACGGTGGCAAACGCCGCCACGAAGGCATCGACATTTTTGCGCCGAGGGGCACCCCGGCGGTTGCGTCGGTCAACGGGACGATCTCGCGGGTCGGCACCAGCAACCTGGGCGGCAACATCGTCTTTCTGTCGGACAACGAGCGGCAGCAACGCCTCTACTACGCTCACCTCGACCGGTTCAACGTGGCCGAAGGGCAGCGGGTCAGTATCGGCGATACGGTCGGCTTTATCGGAAATACGGGCAACGCCCGTACCACTGGCCCGCATTTGCACTTTGGCGTGTACACCTTTAATGAAGGGGCCGTCGATCCGTTGCCCTTTGTGCGGCAGGGGTCGGGGGCGGCCCGCCAAATACCCGTGGCGCCGGCCTTGCTGGGCGATTCGGTGCGGGTAGCGACTAACCGGGGCTTGCTGCGGGCCGGGCCGAATGGCGACGCGCCCATTGTGCGGGAGCTGGCCCGGAACCAGCCATTAACGGTGCTGGGTGGCCATGCCGACTGGCTGCGGGTTGGCTTGCCCAATGGCGTAGCTGGGTACGTGGCCAAAGGTAGTTTTGAGGCCATCAACCAGCCCCTGCGTACCGAATCGCTGCCGACGCCCCGCCCCTTGCTCGACGAGGCGCACCCGCAGGCGGCGATCCTGCGTTATCTGCCCGCCAACGCGACGGTTCGGGTGCTGGCGCAACTGCCCAATTTCTGGCTGGTGCGCACGGCAGCGGGGCAAACGGGTTGGCTCTTGTTGTGA
- a CDS encoding DUF4136 domain-containing protein — protein sequence MNIKGLVAGLFVTGLLASCAPSINVKYDYDPKVNVRQFSTYRIEADRQRNADPIVGSNLNQRRIAEALDQSLQGLGYKPTEDLGADLIVRFFTDSKDRQQIQSNGMGSPWGWGWGGWGYPNNQVYSRQYEENRVVVNVYDSRTNNIVWQGWATGQLNTRKNERNRDLAFRETVASIMKNFPQSAGQDYGAAR from the coding sequence ATGAATATCAAAGGCTTAGTAGCAGGGTTGTTTGTCACAGGCCTCCTTGCATCCTGCGCTCCGTCGATCAACGTGAAGTATGATTATGACCCCAAAGTGAATGTGCGCCAGTTCAGCACGTATCGCATTGAGGCTGATCGGCAACGCAACGCTGACCCCATCGTGGGTAGCAACCTGAACCAGCGCCGGATTGCCGAAGCCCTCGACCAATCGTTGCAGGGCCTGGGCTACAAACCCACCGAAGACCTGGGTGCCGACCTGATCGTGCGCTTCTTTACCGATTCGAAAGACCGGCAGCAAATCCAGTCGAACGGGATGGGTAGCCCTTGGGGCTGGGGCTGGGGCGGCTGGGGTTATCCCAACAACCAGGTTTACTCGCGTCAGTATGAAGAAAACCGGGTCGTTGTCAACGTATATGACTCCCGCACCAACAATATCGTATGGCAGGGCTGGGCAACCGGTCAGCTGAACACCCGCAAAAATGAGCGCAACCGCGATCTGGCTTTCCGCGAAACGGTGGCCAGCATCATGAAAAACTTCCCGCAAAGTGCCGGTCAGGATTACGGTGCCGCGCGATAA
- a CDS encoding sensor histidine kinase: MNQLPLPDRLVFFTQRYGRMVLYHLLAWLAYGFYEGVLIVNVVLGRSLSVPYLLAYYITFSIPFYINALWLLPRFYQNRAYGSYAIGLLLTVGGTLLIKYWWQYSLFPAVNWSVSHISETPQQFVVLNLFYIIEFLIYSFVYWFATGVTRLEREKAKLQSELLNSKLEYLRLQINPHFLFNTLNFFYSKALPVSQPLANGVILLSDMMRYALSEDQPDRKVPLRLEVQHVENFIQMQRLRFGDKLQIDYRLIGNPGTLRILPLILITFIENVFKHGELHDADNPAQIYLFVHAEHVQLHIHNLHKAGMKEHSSGIGVENCRKRLYMVYRNRADLVVSNTTDHYNLSLTIQLTS; encoded by the coding sequence GTGAATCAACTTCCTCTCCCTGACCGACTCGTTTTTTTCACTCAGCGCTATGGCCGAATGGTGCTGTATCACCTGCTCGCCTGGCTGGCCTACGGCTTTTACGAAGGTGTGCTGATTGTCAATGTAGTACTTGGCCGATCGCTGAGTGTACCCTATCTGCTGGCGTATTACATCACCTTCAGTATTCCCTTCTACATCAATGCGCTTTGGTTACTGCCCCGTTTTTATCAGAACCGGGCCTACGGATCGTATGCCATCGGGCTGCTGCTGACGGTCGGCGGCACGCTGCTGATCAAGTACTGGTGGCAGTACAGCCTGTTTCCGGCCGTCAACTGGTCGGTGAGCCATATCTCCGAAACCCCTCAGCAGTTTGTGGTGCTGAACCTGTTCTACATCATCGAGTTTCTGATCTACTCGTTTGTGTACTGGTTTGCCACGGGCGTTACCCGGCTCGAACGCGAAAAGGCGAAGCTGCAATCCGAACTGCTCAACTCGAAACTGGAATACCTGCGGCTCCAGATCAACCCGCACTTTCTGTTCAACACGCTCAATTTCTTTTACAGCAAAGCCCTACCCGTGAGCCAACCCCTCGCCAACGGGGTCATTCTGCTGTCGGATATGATGCGCTATGCCCTCAGCGAAGATCAACCCGACCGGAAAGTGCCGCTCCGCCTCGAAGTGCAACACGTCGAGAACTTCATCCAGATGCAGCGACTGCGCTTTGGCGACAAGCTTCAAATCGACTACCGCCTCATTGGCAACCCAGGTACGTTGCGCATTCTGCCGCTGATCCTGATTACGTTTATCGAAAACGTGTTTAAACATGGGGAACTGCACGACGCCGACAACCCGGCTCAGATTTACCTGTTTGTTCATGCCGAACACGTGCAGCTACACATTCACAACCTACACAAGGCAGGTATGAAGGAGCATTCGTCAGGGATTGGGGTGGAGAATTGCCGGAAACGCCTGTACATGGTCTATCGCAACCGGGCCGATCTGGTCGTATCTAACACAACCGACCACTACAACCTCAGCCTGACCATTCAGCTAACCAGTTAG
- a CDS encoding LuxR C-terminal-related transcriptional regulator, with product MRAMPIYILSGYLLLTETLGEALERRGYKPTMLTEVSQATQLILTTKEPVLLIGYATENSLTDLTAISRLIRSNGDESASVALVAICTTYQVANDLVQMGGMPDALLLTATGLCEVIFAIEEIKRGARYRTAHLRNITESSGQPMTAHPSQSIQTLTKREREIMRYIADSKTSDSIAQHLFISVATVNNHKANIMGKLNLSGRHTLLTTALMLRPWLDVMA from the coding sequence ATGCGCGCCATGCCGATCTACATCCTCAGTGGTTATCTGCTATTGACCGAAACACTCGGTGAAGCATTAGAGCGGAGAGGGTACAAACCAACGATGCTCACCGAGGTTAGTCAGGCAACGCAACTCATTCTGACCACCAAAGAACCCGTTCTGCTGATCGGCTACGCGACGGAAAATTCGCTAACCGACCTGACAGCCATCAGCCGGCTGATTCGCTCGAATGGCGATGAGAGCGCTTCGGTCGCGCTGGTGGCTATCTGCACCACCTATCAGGTCGCCAACGACCTGGTGCAGATGGGCGGCATGCCCGATGCCCTGCTCCTCACGGCAACGGGGCTGTGCGAGGTGATCTTCGCCATCGAAGAGATCAAACGCGGCGCCCGCTACCGCACCGCCCACCTGCGTAACATCACGGAGTCGTCGGGGCAACCGATGACCGCCCATCCGAGCCAGTCGATTCAGACGCTAACGAAGCGGGAGCGGGAGATTATGCGCTACATCGCCGATTCCAAGACGTCGGATAGCATCGCCCAGCACCTGTTTATCAGCGTGGCTACGGTCAACAACCACAAGGCCAACATCATGGGGAAGCTCAATCTGTCGGGGCGGCATACCCTGCTCACCACGGCGCTGATGCTGCGCCCCTGGCTCGACGTGATGGCCTGA
- a CDS encoding TonB-dependent receptor, protein MKPLHVCSLLLWLAYVPVCLAQEAVVSGSVFDQHDARLAGANISLKGTYEGVSADSLGNFVFHTETLGPQTLLVSLVGYQTAELPVLIQPTAPATLTVRLREAANELNTVTVSGSSFIISDSKRMVLMKPLDILTTPGANADIVAALQTLPGTTKVGETEGLFVRGGAGTETRTFLDDALVANPFYSGGPDVAQRSRFSSAGLLFKGTSFGKGGFSAQYGQALSAMVALETQDTDPMPGTTLALNTGGVALTSAKETGKFSYWQNTYYTNMALLFQLIPQNINWQRAPEYLGTNFLMRYRPNSRSILKLYGMVSGNRSALSWRDTARLDPQMARYQIGNTYYMGSVNYRATFGADNGWVLKALASYSNNVDDLNLTGTLAGRSDELWQSKVLVSRSLGELSSLLVGTETQHYAYTNRYAQFNRAIAYQYVATFAEADWFLTNRLAMKAGLRYEYTSLNRQASVSPRFTLAYKTGPYSQISGSAGRFLQLPNNLYLISNPTLNTEQAWHLMANYERTHNKRSMRVELYQKQYAQLVTERVAAYDANPYRYPTAATTNGGFGYARGLDLFFKDAQSLKQLEWWVSYSLLDTRRLFANYLAEAVPTFVSKHNANVVVKYTVPGANLTIGANYVWASGRPYYSPTFQAYETPAFNSMSLNASYLTRLWGHFTVLYASADNVLGIRNVYSYRFTADGTQPVPVIPGAYRSVFAGLSVSLSNKSK, encoded by the coding sequence ATGAAACCACTACACGTTTGTTCGCTGCTGCTTTGGCTGGCATACGTGCCGGTCTGCCTCGCCCAGGAGGCCGTTGTGTCGGGGTCGGTGTTCGATCAGCACGACGCCCGGCTGGCGGGGGCAAACATCAGCCTCAAAGGCACGTATGAAGGCGTCAGTGCCGATTCGCTGGGCAATTTTGTCTTCCACACCGAAACGCTGGGCCCGCAAACCTTGCTGGTATCGCTGGTGGGATACCAGACGGCCGAACTCCCCGTGTTGATTCAACCCACGGCCCCCGCCACCCTGACGGTCCGCCTGCGCGAAGCCGCCAACGAACTGAACACCGTAACGGTATCGGGTAGCTCCTTCATCATCAGCGATTCCAAGCGGATGGTGCTGATGAAACCCCTGGACATTCTGACCACGCCCGGTGCTAATGCCGACATCGTGGCCGCGCTCCAGACGTTGCCCGGTACAACCAAAGTGGGCGAAACCGAAGGGCTCTTTGTGCGCGGTGGCGCAGGCACCGAAACCCGCACCTTCCTCGACGACGCGCTGGTTGCCAACCCGTTCTACAGCGGCGGGCCCGACGTGGCGCAACGCAGCCGGTTTTCGTCGGCGGGGCTACTCTTCAAAGGTACGTCGTTTGGCAAAGGCGGGTTCTCGGCGCAATACGGGCAGGCGCTGTCGGCCATGGTAGCGCTCGAAACGCAGGACACCGATCCTATGCCCGGTACGACCCTCGCCCTCAACACGGGGGGCGTGGCGCTGACCTCGGCGAAGGAGACGGGTAAGTTCTCCTACTGGCAGAACACCTACTACACCAACATGGCGCTGTTGTTTCAGCTGATTCCGCAGAACATCAACTGGCAGCGTGCGCCCGAATACCTTGGCACCAACTTTCTGATGCGCTACCGACCCAACAGCCGGAGCATCCTGAAGCTCTACGGAATGGTGTCGGGCAACCGGTCGGCCCTGTCGTGGCGCGACACCGCCCGCCTCGATCCGCAGATGGCGCGTTACCAGATTGGTAACACCTATTACATGGGCAGCGTCAACTACCGGGCGACGTTTGGGGCCGACAACGGCTGGGTGCTGAAGGCGCTGGCTAGCTACAGCAACAACGTCGACGACCTGAACCTCACCGGTACGTTGGCGGGCCGCTCCGATGAATTGTGGCAGAGCAAAGTGCTGGTAAGCCGGTCGCTGGGCGAACTGTCGAGCCTGCTGGTGGGCACGGAAACCCAGCACTATGCCTACACCAATCGCTACGCGCAGTTCAACCGGGCCATTGCCTACCAGTACGTGGCGACCTTCGCTGAGGCCGACTGGTTTCTGACCAACCGGCTGGCCATGAAAGCCGGGCTGCGCTACGAATACACGAGCCTCAACCGGCAGGCATCAGTATCGCCCCGGTTTACGCTGGCCTACAAAACGGGTCCTTACAGCCAGATTTCAGGTAGCGCCGGTCGGTTTCTGCAACTGCCCAACAACCTGTACCTGATCAGCAACCCAACGCTGAACACCGAGCAGGCCTGGCACCTGATGGCCAACTACGAACGTACCCACAACAAACGGTCGATGCGGGTTGAGCTGTATCAGAAACAGTATGCCCAGCTGGTAACGGAGCGCGTCGCGGCCTACGACGCCAACCCGTACCGCTACCCGACGGCGGCAACCACCAACGGCGGCTTCGGCTACGCCCGCGGCCTCGATCTGTTTTTTAAAGATGCGCAGAGCCTGAAACAGCTAGAGTGGTGGGTGTCGTATTCGCTCCTCGACACGCGGCGGCTGTTTGCCAACTACCTCGCCGAAGCCGTGCCCACGTTTGTCTCGAAGCACAATGCCAACGTGGTCGTGAAGTACACCGTACCGGGTGCCAACCTGACCATCGGTGCCAACTACGTCTGGGCGAGCGGACGACCCTACTACAGCCCGACGTTCCAGGCCTACGAAACCCCGGCGTTCAACTCCATGAGCTTGAACGCCAGCTACCTCACCCGCCTGTGGGGGCACTTCACGGTACTCTACGCCAGCGCCGACAATGTGCTGGGTATCCGCAATGTCTACAGCTACCGCTTCACGGCCGACGGCACCCAGCCCGTACCAGTCATTCCGGGCGCATACCGCTCGGTGTTTGCCGGACTCAGTGTCAGCCTCAGCAACAAGTCCAAATAG
- a CDS encoding YcaO-like family protein: protein MELSEVIDREAGLISGTLFSIPNRQFMPAGLFATALKGTSLHMLTESSYNNAIVGSSISFSQEQSLRASVGEFVERYCANFYLPGNCIMGSYETLSATYPLMHPSEIKLFADWQYKQPRERFPFRKLTVTDEIRWIRATDYLNQRPIYVPLFMVYMQSAGNDRFYSPHTSTGLAAGPSLQAAMQGGLFEAAERHAFTYFWYHQQQEPYVRYSAQMMLDAYPNDPQITQLFDNPRVQIVLYDLQAYTPFETILMIMYFTFKGRSYQAMGCATRFSKVEAIKKAALETYQGVEYCLQKEKAVWELNDPEDLDKLDSFEKCAIYYNQYPEQRHKSPLLTDAWLNTTTYAPALLHRPDPLNSLDPAELTRHGIGPMYTLDLTTPDVAEIGYRVCRVITPNFSLLSGSRTWPYLGNPTFEKDASRLFITYPHPFP from the coding sequence ATGGAACTCTCAGAGGTTATCGACCGCGAGGCGGGGCTGATCTCAGGTACGTTGTTCTCCATTCCGAACCGCCAGTTCATGCCGGCCGGTCTGTTCGCTACGGCGCTGAAAGGCACCAGCCTGCACATGCTCACCGAGTCGTCGTACAACAACGCCATCGTGGGCAGCTCCATCAGCTTTTCACAAGAGCAAAGCCTGCGGGCGTCGGTTGGTGAGTTTGTCGAACGCTACTGCGCCAACTTTTACCTGCCCGGAAACTGCATTATGGGGAGCTACGAAACCCTTTCGGCAACGTACCCCCTGATGCACCCCTCCGAGATCAAGCTCTTCGCCGACTGGCAGTATAAGCAGCCCCGCGAGCGGTTCCCGTTCCGGAAGCTGACCGTTACCGACGAGATCCGCTGGATTCGGGCGACCGACTACCTCAACCAGCGGCCCATCTACGTACCGCTGTTCATGGTCTACATGCAGTCGGCAGGTAACGACCGCTTCTATTCACCCCACACCTCCACTGGCCTGGCCGCAGGCCCCAGCCTCCAGGCTGCCATGCAGGGTGGCCTTTTCGAAGCCGCCGAACGCCATGCCTTTACCTATTTCTGGTACCATCAGCAGCAGGAGCCGTATGTGCGCTACTCGGCCCAGATGATGCTCGACGCCTACCCGAACGACCCACAGATCACCCAGTTGTTCGACAACCCGCGCGTGCAGATTGTGCTGTATGACCTACAGGCCTACACGCCCTTCGAGACCATCCTGATGATCATGTACTTCACGTTCAAAGGGCGTTCCTACCAGGCGATGGGCTGTGCCACGCGCTTCAGCAAAGTAGAGGCGATCAAGAAGGCGGCGCTGGAAACCTATCAGGGTGTGGAATACTGCCTGCAAAAAGAAAAGGCCGTCTGGGAGCTAAACGACCCCGAAGACCTCGACAAGCTCGACTCATTTGAGAAGTGCGCGATCTACTACAACCAGTATCCCGAGCAGCGCCACAAGTCGCCCCTGCTGACCGACGCCTGGCTGAACACCACGACCTACGCCCCCGCGCTGTTGCACCGGCCCGACCCGCTCAATAGCCTCGACCCCGCCGAACTGACCCGGCATGGCATCGGGCCGATGTATACGCTCGACCTCACCACGCCCGACGTGGCCGAGATTGGCTACCGGGTTTGCCGGGTTATCACGCCCAACTTCTCGCTGCTGTCGGGGAGCCGCACCTGGCCTTACCTGGGTAATCCCACCTTCGAGAAGGACGCCAGCCGGTTGTTCATCACCTACCCGCATCCGTTTCCCTGA
- a CDS encoding SagB/ThcOx family dehydrogenase: MSRRNPLGIFLAEENLGDEAKDFLESLKTHEYHLLDPSFNERIRVVNSSKEIGGIIASHTFELGSLPQIPLAPLNLDHPGLRALVEQGVRRSSQRQYGEPLPFATVSQLLQAAYFNKNNVSLPDGVMDPAEQQQLRFKNIASGGGLYTVEVYYLSLRTDGLASGVYHYNLNDKTLEQVRVLDTDDDILKMQGAFFGDKRSNIDFDHASGIIVMAGIINRASFKYGNRAIALAYIDAGAIIHNLYTVSNLLGIGCCGNGGFLDDTLRTYLNLRTTSQVILGSVIVGSTV; encoded by the coding sequence ATGAGCCGCCGCAACCCGCTTGGTATTTTTCTGGCCGAGGAAAACCTCGGAGATGAAGCGAAAGACTTTCTCGAATCGCTGAAAACGCACGAATATCACCTGCTCGACCCCAGCTTCAACGAGCGGATCCGGGTGGTCAACAGCTCGAAAGAGATCGGGGGTATCATTGCCTCACACACCTTCGAACTGGGTAGCCTGCCCCAGATACCGCTGGCCCCGCTCAATCTGGATCATCCCGGCCTGCGGGCGTTGGTCGAGCAGGGCGTGCGGCGGTCGAGTCAGCGCCAGTATGGTGAGCCGCTGCCCTTCGCTACGGTGTCGCAACTGCTACAGGCGGCGTATTTCAACAAGAACAACGTTAGCCTGCCCGATGGCGTCATGGACCCGGCCGAGCAACAGCAACTCCGGTTCAAGAACATCGCGTCGGGTGGCGGGCTCTACACGGTGGAAGTCTATTACCTGAGCCTGCGCACCGACGGGCTGGCGTCGGGGGTGTATCACTACAACCTCAACGACAAGACCCTCGAACAGGTGCGGGTGCTGGATACCGACGACGACATTCTGAAGATGCAGGGCGCGTTCTTCGGCGACAAACGCAGCAACATCGACTTCGATCACGCCAGTGGCATTATCGTCATGGCTGGGATCATCAACCGGGCGTCGTTCAAATACGGCAACCGGGCCATCGCGCTCGCCTACATCGACGCCGGGGCCATCATCCACAACCTCTACACTGTGTCGAATCTGCTCGGTATTGGCTGCTGCGGCAATGGGGGTTTCCTCGACGATACCCTCCGAACGTACCTGAATCTCCGCACCACCAGCCAGGTCATTCTGGGCAGTGTCATCGTAGGCTCAACTGTATAG